Genomic window (Sulfurimonas sp.):
ATTTTTGCTGATTTGTATAACTTCTTTATCTATATGACAAAGTTTTTCTATTTTAATTTCAAGCTCATCTATAAAAAAAGGTTTTTTTAAGTAGTCATTACAGCCATAGTTGTAAGAGTCTTTTATAACATCAAGCTCAACGGTCGAACTTATTATAATTACGGGTGTGTCTTTATTATATTCTCGAATTTTTTTTAATAATTCTATGCCATTTAATGATGGTGTATTTATATCTAAAACAAAACAAATATAGCCTTCATCGATTGCCTCATAAGCCTCTAGACCATCTAAAAAATTATTTACTTTAAACCCTTTTGCTTTTAGTCTTTTTGTTATGGTTGAGTTTAGTCGTTTGTTGTCTTCAAGAAGAAGAATTTTCATGTTTTTACTTCCTTGCTTGGTACAATTATATCAAAGGTAACAACTTCTTTATCATTATAAACTTGAATTTTGCCATTCATTTTATCTTCTATAATTACCTTTGCCATATAAAGACCTAGACCTGTTCCATCTTTATTTGTAG
Coding sequences:
- a CDS encoding response regulator transcription factor, with protein sequence MKILLLEDNKRLNSTITKRLKAKGFKVNNFLDGLEAYEAIDEGYICFVLDINTPSLNGIELLKKIREYNKDTPVIIISSTVELDVIKDSYNYGCNDYLKKPFFIDELEIKIEKLCHIDKEVIQISKNCKFYFKDSFIEVDANREHLSTKERNLINLLLSQRGKVVSFECIQTIVWEGKIASLESIRSLVKRLRKKLQLDYIETVLDVGYLFKNNN